In Bacillus thuringiensis, the DNA window TCTTTTTTGCTAAGCATGAATGGCAATTTTGGAGACAGTTGACTTCTTCAAAAATTTATTAGGGGTAATATTTTGAAAAAGAAAGCCTTTCATATGTAGGTTAACACCACTGGAATATATAGTAAATTGATAATATTTATACGGAAGATTGCTAATGTTTAGTATAGATAGTTTCCACTATGCAAACAGTAAAAACAAACTATACTAAACAACAAAAAGGTGCCTTTAAAGAAGACACCTTTCATAAACAGACATTATAAAACAGAATTATTTATTGTTATACGATTGTTAGATACAAAAAGTAGAGGGAAATGTTTGTACGAAATTCTGCTTTATATAGTCTGCCTGCCATTTATATTTTAATCCTCTTCACTTGAAAATAAATATAATATGCATAATTACATACCAAAAAGAAAAGACACTCCATAGAGTGCCTCTTCAACCATTTTACTTTTAATATATCGCTTTAAATACATTGTAACATATGTATCTATATATTTTATTGAGAAAATTCAAAATCCTTTTTCTTTCATATCCAATTATAAAATCATGTAATATAAAAGGTATGTCAAATTCTTATAAATATTGAGGTGTACTATATTATGTATTTTGGAATCATTCCCCTTATATTATTTATTATTTTTCTTATCTCCTATTTAAAAGATCCACGAAAAATAATAAACGGCTTTTTATTTAATGCCTTTTTCTGTTCATTTCTAATATTTTGCGCTATAGCCTCTTATGAGTCTGGTAGTAATTCTTTACATTTTATCGTTATTATTCCGATGTTAGCGCTAATTGTAATGATACCTTTTGCTATAGTCGCTTTAATGTTTGGACTATTTCTTAATGCAAAAATTTTAATGCAACGTGAAGGAAGACGCTTCACAAACTCTTTAACTTTACTTGCTGCTTTAGGGATTTTATTCTTTATAATGCTCCCTATTATAAATCCAGCAAGTTTATTCTCAGCGCATTTTCAATTTATTTTTGCTGCTATATCTCTTATAACTATGTATTTCTTTGTGCATTTATCTAACTTCTTAAGCGCGTATTTTTTATACCAATTCAATAGACCAAGACGTAATCAAGATTTCATTATCGTTCTTGGTAGCGGCTTAATTAATGATAAGGTACCGC includes these proteins:
- a CDS encoding YdcF family protein, whose protein sequence is MYFGIIPLILFIIFLISYLKDPRKIINGFLFNAFFCSFLIFCAIASYESGSNSLHFIVIIPMLALIVMIPFAIVALMFGLFLNAKILMQREGRRFTNSLTLLAALGILFFIMLPIINPASLFSAHFQFIFAAISLITMYFFVHLSNFLSAYFLYQFNRPRRNQDFIIVLGSGLINDKVPPLLASRINKAIDFYWKQAAVNTPPTIIFSGGQGPDEGLPEAEAMQKYAVEKGIPIEHTVQENRSVNTYQNMSFSKEIMNSLKPEGKYRSIFTTNNFHLFRAGIYARQAGLNSQGIGSKTAFYYWPNAMIREYVAIVVMGRKRHMKICGTILGFAVFLTVLSFILS